In the genome of Tannockella kyphosi, one region contains:
- a CDS encoding PTS transporter subunit IIC, protein MAKVSKGNYVVKTLNGMAYGFFSSLIIGTILTQIGSYSGITQLVTWGGVASILMGPAIGVGIAYAIGATGLNLIVAVIAGAIGAGTYVNGVVSVGNPISAYVAVIAAVEATKLVQGKTPVDILLVPFTSIVVAGIVSTFVGPYITLFITWIGELINQGVAMQPLFMSIIVAVLMGMALTAPISSAAIGVMLNLSGLAAGAALAGCCAQMIGFAMMSMDDNDIGDVIAIGIGTSMLQFKNIVRNPIIWLPPIITSAIIAPISTIVFGIECSAVGSGMGTAGFVGPLAAVDVMGASSWVVVMCVDILLPIFICYGIYKGFRKLNYIKAGDLKLTKF, encoded by the coding sequence ATGGCAAAGGTTAGTAAGGGTAATTATGTAGTAAAGACTTTAAATGGGATGGCTTATGGATTTTTTAGTAGTTTAATTATAGGAACTATTTTGACACAAATTGGTAGCTATAGTGGAATTACACAACTTGTTACTTGGGGTGGTGTAGCAAGTATCTTAATGGGTCCAGCTATTGGAGTTGGTATTGCTTATGCAATTGGAGCAACTGGTTTAAACTTAATCGTTGCAGTTATTGCGGGGGCAATAGGTGCAGGAACTTATGTGAATGGTGTTGTTAGTGTTGGAAATCCAATTAGTGCTTATGTGGCTGTTATTGCAGCTGTAGAAGCAACAAAGCTAGTTCAGGGAAAAACACCGGTTGATATTTTATTAGTGCCGTTTACATCTATTGTAGTAGCAGGAATCGTTTCTACATTTGTGGGTCCTTATATTACATTATTTATTACTTGGATAGGAGAATTGATTAATCAAGGAGTTGCTATGCAACCACTCTTTATGTCTATTATTGTAGCAGTCTTAATGGGAATGGCTTTAACTGCGCCTATTTCTAGTGCTGCTATTGGAGTTATGTTAAATTTATCTGGTCTTGCAGCAGGTGCTGCATTAGCAGGATGTTGTGCTCAAATGATTGGCTTTGCAATGATGTCCATGGATGATAATGATATTGGAGATGTAATTGCAATTGGGATTGGAACAAGTATGTTACAATTTAAAAACATTGTTCGTAATCCTATTATATGGTTACCACCTATTATAACTAGTGCTATCATTGCACCAATTTCAACGATTGTTTTTGGTATTGAATGTAGTGCCGTAGGTTCAGGAATGGGTACTGCAGGATTTGTAGGACCACTTGCAGCGGTTGATGTTATGGGTGCTAGTTCATGGGTAGTTGTAATGTGTGTGGATATATTGTTACCGATCTTTATTTGTTATGGTATTTACAAAGGATTCCGTAAGTTAAATTATATTAAAGCAGGAGATTTAAAGTTAACTAAATTTTAA
- a CDS encoding MATE family efflux transporter encodes MKRLIGTKQFYKETTMIALPIMAQQFITAFVSLIDNIMIGSVGGIALTSVTVANKIYILYNSTLFGFCGAAGIYLSQYLGAKKEDKCQEVFDTCMSFCLLIGILFVSILFICPEFIVHFFTTTPEIVNESLAYIEYAKFSYLPYGISFCCMMSMRCVGITKLQLKVGSVAVLTNTFFNYCFIFGNFGFPELGVQGAAIATVIARCVEMIIYVIALIRAKHFFCLDVKKIVRFNKDLVQRIFHKAAPLTVNEIFFSLGQAAIYISYMRCDEYLAASISVVDTVVQILFIIFAGLSSAVSIMIGKRLGAGELKEAKDNAIKLLFFGWIVAIILCSINFVAAAYIPYAYNLDLVVQETITILLRVKGILLIFYVINVCVFFILRAGGDIVSTLLLDSGFLWAGGVFVSTMLSMFTGLPLVTLYMIVEGLDIIKMFAAIYFFQKGRWIKNITE; translated from the coding sequence ATGAAACGATTAATAGGGACAAAACAATTCTATAAAGAAACTACGATGATTGCTTTGCCTATTATGGCACAGCAATTTATTACTGCTTTTGTCAGTCTGATTGATAATATTATGATTGGTAGTGTTGGTGGGATTGCGTTGACATCGGTTACTGTCGCTAATAAGATTTATATTCTATATAATTCAACTCTGTTTGGCTTTTGTGGAGCAGCAGGAATTTATTTATCACAATACTTAGGTGCTAAAAAAGAGGATAAATGTCAAGAAGTGTTTGATACGTGTATGTCTTTTTGTCTTTTGATTGGAATTCTTTTTGTTAGTATTTTATTTATATGCCCAGAGTTTATTGTTCATTTTTTTACGACAACACCAGAAATAGTGAATGAAAGTTTGGCTTATATTGAATATGCAAAGTTTTCTTATCTACCTTATGGAATAAGCTTTTGTTGTATGATGTCCATGCGTTGTGTTGGTATTACTAAGTTACAATTAAAAGTAGGAAGTGTTGCAGTACTAACAAATACTTTTTTTAATTATTGTTTTATTTTTGGTAATTTTGGGTTTCCAGAATTGGGAGTTCAAGGAGCAGCAATTGCAACAGTTATTGCAAGATGTGTAGAAATGATTATTTATGTTATTGCACTTATTCGTGCAAAACATTTCTTTTGTTTGGATGTTAAAAAGATAGTACGTTTTAATAAGGATTTAGTACAAAGGATATTTCATAAAGCAGCTCCATTAACAGTAAATGAAATCTTTTTTAGTTTAGGACAAGCTGCTATTTATATTTCTTATATGCGATGTGATGAGTATTTAGCCGCTTCTATTTCAGTGGTTGATACGGTTGTTCAAATTTTGTTTATTATTTTTGCAGGATTGTCTTCGGCTGTTTCAATTATGATTGGAAAGAGGCTGGGGGCAGGAGAGTTAAAAGAAGCCAAAGATAATGCGATAAAACTATTGTTTTTTGGTTGGATAGTAGCTATTATATTATGTAGTATTAATTTCGTTGCTGCTGCCTATATTCCTTATGCATATAATTTAGATTTAGTAGTACAAGAAACGATAACTATACTTTTAAGAGTGAAGGGAATATTATTGATTTTTTATGTGATTAATGTTTGTGTTTTCTTTATACTTAGAGCGGGAGGAGATATTGTTTCGACACTGCTATTGGATTCTGGATTTTTATGGGCAGGGGGAGTTTTTGTATCAACGATGCTGTCTATGTTTACAGGTCTACCTCTTGTTACGTTATATATGATTGTAGAAGGGTTAGATATTATAAAAATGTTTGCAGCAATTTATTTTTTCCAAAAAGGAAGATGGATAAAGAATATTACGGAATAG
- a CDS encoding SIS domain-containing protein: MKEETKIIINEAFKIESGCLSEMSSHLDVVKLSEAVEILINAPRIGTSGCGHSGIMCQHFSHLLCCIDRPSKFISPAEAIHGGMGFLQKGDVLVLASRGGKTKELIPLIGICKNKGVKVITITENMGSEMALESDIVLKQYVNKEVDRYNCQGTTSSTALCMIFHVLQTAIMEEIDYKVESFALVHPGGAVGERLNSKK; encoded by the coding sequence ATGAAAGAGGAAACGAAGATAATAATTAATGAAGCGTTTAAGATAGAGTCTGGTTGTTTGAGTGAAATGAGCTCTCATTTGGATGTTGTGAAGTTATCAGAAGCAGTTGAAATTTTAATTAATGCACCTAGAATTGGTACTTCAGGTTGTGGGCATTCTGGAATTATGTGCCAACATTTTTCGCATTTACTATGCTGTATTGACAGACCATCAAAATTTATATCTCCTGCTGAAGCGATACATGGCGGAATGGGTTTTTTACAAAAAGGTGATGTGTTAGTTTTAGCGTCAAGAGGAGGAAAAACAAAAGAGTTGATTCCTTTAATTGGCATATGTAAGAACAAAGGAGTTAAAGTTATCACTATAACTGAGAATATGGGTTCTGAAATGGCGTTAGAATCGGATATAGTTTTAAAGCAATATGTAAACAAGGAAGTGGATAGATACAATTGTCAAGGGACGACTTCGTCTACGGCGTTATGCATGATTTTCCATGTTTTGCAAACTGCTATTATGGAAGAGATAGATTACAAGGTGGAAAGCTTTGCTTTAGTTCATCCAGGAGGAGCGGTTGGTGAAAGGTTGAACAGCAAGAAATAA
- a CDS encoding BglG family transcription antiterminator produces MKKRSEEILRLILKGDKNYSLRLIMEKYKISDKTARKDLAEINVFLKSNNIPEILLSPDGYLTPGFGKEFGLIGRVLQSMDIYQYKLSPEERQTYIILLLLWDNNIVMKELGDQLYVSRITVLSDFDIVKEYFHSKDVSVVSEAGKGVRIETTLEKRLTVIVHVMKKLLLENNDESFFKQYILNAFNCENSFNTICDLTQEYLNINGFVFIDDSLLNTILYLFVAFNWQFSSKDESVSLNQNYDRMDNLMMYVGYKLGYKVNDHLLEYFRKYLLDKNIDLYVKNVDDVELYEIILYFLSKIDEETKYNLHFDDTLVSSLLLHIKNMRKWGELEFEFKGSNMPFIDFQNLSRIVDKYIYILEKYLSYRINSNMKKSILIHICVSLLKENEKMKKLNVAIICPGSMATGKYLEVQIRNYFDFEIVGVFPVSSRLEGVVPIDLIISTVQVEKQDIKSIKVNPVLSMEDINLIQKMTFEIQSTNGYVRMDNDRFECVTDNFSRQWDVERSGCDNSKVSLIGELLSRDSLILDETITSWKDGIRLAGKKLVERNCVGPSFVEKAIQNIEDYGDYIILGSGVALAHAGKEYEVYENGLSLLVSKKGILFSEGDRSVNFLFCFSSRGIDDHADLFKEIVSIGQDFDRRRKLLEMNGDQIFKKLCYKE; encoded by the coding sequence ATGAAGAAAAGATCGGAAGAGATTTTACGACTTATTCTCAAGGGGGATAAAAATTATTCACTTAGATTAATAATGGAAAAATATAAAATATCAGACAAAACGGCAAGAAAAGATTTGGCTGAAATAAATGTTTTTTTGAAGTCGAACAATATTCCGGAAATTCTTTTAAGCCCTGATGGATATCTTACTCCTGGTTTTGGTAAAGAATTTGGTTTGATCGGAAGAGTTTTACAAAGCATGGACATCTATCAATACAAATTAAGTCCTGAAGAAAGACAAACATATATCATATTGTTACTATTATGGGATAATAATATTGTTATGAAGGAATTGGGGGACCAACTTTATGTGAGTAGAATTACTGTTTTAAGTGACTTTGATATAGTGAAAGAATATTTCCATTCTAAAGATGTGTCTGTTGTTTCGGAAGCGGGCAAAGGTGTAAGAATAGAAACAACATTGGAGAAAAGACTTACTGTAATTGTCCATGTAATGAAAAAATTATTATTAGAAAATAATGATGAGTCTTTTTTTAAACAATATATTTTAAATGCTTTTAATTGTGAAAATTCGTTTAATACGATATGTGATTTAACACAAGAATATCTAAATATAAATGGCTTTGTTTTTATAGATGATTCATTATTAAATACGATTTTATATTTATTTGTTGCGTTTAATTGGCAGTTTTCTTCAAAAGATGAAAGTGTTTCACTAAATCAAAATTATGATAGAATGGATAATTTAATGATGTACGTTGGGTATAAGTTGGGTTATAAAGTAAATGATCATCTGTTAGAATATTTTAGAAAGTATTTATTAGATAAAAATATAGATTTATATGTTAAAAATGTTGACGATGTCGAGTTATACGAAATTATATTGTATTTTTTATCAAAAATAGATGAGGAAACTAAATATAACCTCCATTTTGATGATACTCTAGTTTCTTCTCTTTTACTGCATATTAAAAACATGAGAAAATGGGGCGAATTAGAATTTGAATTTAAAGGTAGCAATATGCCCTTCATTGACTTTCAGAATCTCTCACGTATTGTAGATAAGTATATTTACATATTAGAAAAATACTTATCTTACAGAATCAACTCTAATATGAAAAAGTCGATTCTTATTCATATCTGTGTTTCTTTATTGAAGGAAAATGAAAAAATGAAAAAATTAAATGTCGCTATTATATGTCCTGGGAGTATGGCAACAGGTAAGTATTTAGAAGTTCAAATACGAAATTATTTTGATTTTGAAATAGTGGGTGTTTTTCCTGTATCTAGCAGATTAGAAGGTGTTGTACCTATTGATTTAATAATTTCTACTGTACAAGTTGAAAAACAAGATATAAAAAGTATTAAAGTAAATCCTGTTTTATCTATGGAAGACATAAATTTGATTCAAAAAATGACGTTTGAAATTCAAAGTACGAATGGATATGTGAGAATGGATAATGATAGGTTTGAGTGTGTCACGGATAATTTTAGTAGACAATGGGATGTTGAAAGATCTGGTTGTGATAACTCGAAAGTTAGCTTAATAGGCGAACTTTTATCGAGGGACTCGTTGATATTGGATGAAACAATTACAAGCTGGAAAGATGGAATAAGATTAGCGGGTAAAAAATTAGTAGAAAGAAACTGCGTGGGACCATCTTTTGTTGAGAAGGCAATACAAAATATTGAAGACTATGGTGATTATATAATTTTAGGCAGTGGGGTGGCTTTAGCTCACGCAGGAAAAGAATATGAAGTATACGAAAATGGATTAAGTTTATTGGTTTCAAAAAAAGGAATTTTATTTTCAGAAGGAGATAGATCTGTTAATTTTCTATTTTGCTTTTCATCTAGAGGAATTGATGATCATGCGGACTTGTTTAAAGAAATTGTTTCAATTGGTCAGGATTTTGATAGAAGAAGAAAACTACTAGAAATGAATGGAGATCAAATATTTAAGAAGTTATGTTATAAAGAATGA
- a CDS encoding PTS sugar transporter subunit IIB has protein sequence MKPITILVACGSGIATSTIAQEAVKVLVKKAGIEAKIVKSNLSEIPGKQDSVDVILTTSNYRKPLEKPCMSVFGLISGVNKEATEKKITDLLLEVASE, from the coding sequence ATGAAACCTATAACAATATTGGTTGCATGTGGGAGTGGAATAGCAACTTCTACAATTGCTCAAGAAGCAGTAAAGGTATTAGTGAAAAAAGCAGGGATAGAAGCAAAAATTGTAAAATCTAATTTATCAGAAATTCCTGGTAAACAAGATTCTGTTGATGTTATCTTAACGACCTCAAATTATCGCAAACCCTTAGAAAAACCATGTATGAGTGTATTTGGTTTGATATCAGGTGTTAATAAAGAGGCTACAGAGAAAAAAATTACTGATTTGCTTTTAGAAGTGGCTAGTGAATAG
- the hxlB gene encoding 6-phospho-3-hexuloisomerase, with protein MSLEIIIKELEVSARQVKDEELSTFIGAINSHKRIFVYGTGRTGLMLKTFAMRLMQLGYNSYVIGETTTPSIEDGDLLIVASASGETSSVCNAADEGVKQGATVIVLTGSNASTLSTNHEPLIRIDTATKYAESKASVQPLGSLFEQMLLIIFDGIVLMISSAGEDKNKSMSKRHASIE; from the coding sequence ATGTCGTTAGAAATAATTATAAAAGAATTAGAAGTTAGTGCCAGACAAGTGAAGGACGAAGAGTTGAGTACCTTTATTGGCGCGATAAATAGCCATAAAAGAATATTTGTCTATGGAACAGGAAGAACCGGATTAATGTTGAAAACATTTGCTATGAGATTGATGCAATTAGGGTATAACTCGTATGTTATTGGTGAAACCACAACGCCTTCAATCGAGGATGGTGATTTGTTAATAGTTGCATCTGCTTCTGGAGAAACTTCAAGCGTTTGTAATGCTGCGGATGAGGGAGTAAAACAAGGAGCTACTGTTATTGTTTTAACAGGAAGTAATGCTTCAACCCTAAGTACAAATCATGAGCCTTTAATTAGAATTGATACAGCAACTAAATATGCAGAGTCTAAAGCAAGCGTACAACCCTTAGGAAGTTTGTTTGAACAAATGTTACTTATAATTTTTGATGGAATCGTTTTGATGATAAGCAGTGCTGGAGAAGATAAAAACAAAAGCATGTCAAAGAGACATGCCAGTATTGAATAA
- a CDS encoding PTS sugar transporter subunit IIA: MVSNRYVVIKGSAKDKYEAIKLCANALYEKGIVSEEFANSCICREEEYPTGLPTVIPTAMPHAGDDGITESCICFLKLDHPVTFNRMDDVEEEIETSLIFNLAIKDSSQHIKFLQNMMTFLDDKECLNMCQKLEGEDLIKYFSEKIG; encoded by the coding sequence ATGGTCTCGAATAGATATGTAGTAATCAAAGGGTCGGCAAAAGACAAGTATGAAGCGATTAAGCTATGTGCGAATGCACTATATGAAAAAGGAATAGTTTCAGAAGAATTTGCGAACTCTTGTATTTGCCGTGAAGAAGAGTATCCAACGGGACTTCCGACTGTAATTCCTACAGCTATGCCTCATGCGGGTGATGATGGTATTACGGAAAGTTGCATATGCTTTCTTAAGTTGGATCATCCCGTTACATTCAATAGGATGGATGATGTCGAAGAAGAGATAGAAACAAGTCTTATTTTTAATCTTGCCATAAAAGATTCATCACAGCATATAAAATTCTTGCAAAATATGATGACTTTTTTGGACGATAAAGAATGCTTGAATATGTGTCAAAAACTAGAAGGCGAAGATTTAATCAAATATTTTTCAGAAAAAATCGGATAA
- a CDS encoding PTS transporter subunit IIC, whose amino-acid sequence MEFILEFTQTFMNLGAVVLLPVIIAALCVFFGLKVGQSIKAGLLVGIGFQGLCLAVTLLIDSIDPVMVYYSSMGTGYDALEIGFAALGAASWTVPFAVFVVPAIIIVNIILVRLKITKVLNVDIWNFMHFLVPGALAYALFGSAILGFAVAFGCGMIALFFAQWLAPKWSEYFGLEGTTCTTLSFCAWTYPICYVINKIIDKIPVVKDLDANIDRVSEKFGVLGDPAVIGIFVGLFLGVLTQQSFSSILTICMGVAAAMVLIPRMVSIMMEGLSPMGGAANDYMRKKIGPDADIYIGMDIALGLGDPACITCTAVMIPVTILIALMLPDMRFFPLAILAEVCYVAPMCVLASKGNIVRTLTCMVFMMTTTLFFANMFIPEATQMLSVTGVEIEGFITASHFGWNPGNLFVSFLKLIFG is encoded by the coding sequence ATGGAATTTATTTTAGAATTTACTCAAACATTTATGAATTTGGGTGCGGTAGTATTACTTCCGGTAATTATTGCTGCTTTATGCGTGTTTTTTGGTTTGAAAGTAGGACAATCTATTAAAGCTGGTTTATTAGTAGGTATTGGTTTTCAAGGGTTATGTTTAGCGGTAACTTTGTTAATTGACTCTATTGATCCAGTAATGGTTTATTATAGTAGTATGGGTACTGGTTATGATGCATTGGAAATTGGATTTGCTGCATTAGGTGCGGCGTCTTGGACAGTTCCGTTTGCTGTGTTTGTAGTACCAGCGATTATTATCGTTAATATTATTTTAGTAAGATTAAAAATAACAAAAGTATTAAATGTAGATATTTGGAATTTCATGCACTTCTTAGTTCCTGGTGCTTTAGCTTATGCTCTATTTGGCAGTGCGATTCTTGGTTTTGCAGTTGCATTTGGATGTGGGATGATTGCATTATTCTTTGCGCAATGGTTAGCTCCAAAATGGTCTGAGTATTTTGGGTTAGAAGGGACAACATGTACAACATTATCTTTCTGTGCTTGGACATATCCAATTTGTTATGTAATTAATAAAATTATAGATAAAATTCCTGTAGTAAAAGATTTAGATGCTAATATTGATAGAGTTTCAGAAAAATTTGGAGTTTTAGGTGATCCAGCAGTTATTGGTATTTTTGTAGGGCTTTTCTTAGGGGTATTAACTCAACAAAGTTTCTCTAGTATTTTAACAATTTGTATGGGAGTAGCAGCGGCAATGGTATTAATTCCTAGAATGGTTAGTATCATGATGGAAGGTTTATCTCCTATGGGTGGAGCAGCAAATGATTATATGCGTAAAAAAATCGGTCCTGATGCGGATATTTATATTGGGATGGATATTGCTTTAGGTCTTGGAGATCCAGCTTGTATCACTTGTACAGCTGTTATGATTCCAGTTACTATTCTTATTGCATTAATGCTTCCAGATATGAGATTCTTCCCATTAGCTATTTTAGCAGAGGTATGCTATGTTGCTCCGATGTGTGTATTAGCTAGTAAGGGAAATATTGTTAGAACTTTAACATGTATGGTCTTTATGATGACAACAACTTTATTTTTTGCAAATATGTTTATACCAGAAGCAACACAAATGTTATCAGTGACAGGTGTAGAAATTGAAGGATTTATCACTGCTTCACATTTTGGATGGAATCCTGGGAATTTATTTGTTTCATTCCTTAAATTAATCTTTGGGTAA
- a CDS encoding SDR family NAD(P)-dependent oxidoreductase encodes MKKFENKVVLVTGAGHGIGKEIAMQFSKLGANTVIVDYNKDFGEQTAKEISEKYCESIFLPADVSDAVAMENIRESVFEKFGRIDVLVLNAGIAMKSTVDNVTMDDWYKIVNINLGGLFTTVKAFYNDFLTNKGSIVYISSGSALSGTGGAVPYPAAKAGGEGLMRGLAKELGPKGVNVNTIAPRLIDTGEMMRVNYPTQESLDKVLNTIPVRRMGTVQDVANLTIFLADPENSYIQGQTILLDGGRTIA; translated from the coding sequence ATGAAAAAATTTGAAAATAAAGTTGTTTTAGTTACCGGTGCAGGGCACGGTATAGGTAAAGAAATTGCTATGCAATTTTCAAAACTAGGCGCAAATACAGTTATAGTAGATTACAATAAAGATTTCGGAGAACAGACAGCTAAAGAAATTAGTGAAAAATATTGTGAATCAATATTTTTACCTGCTGATGTTTCAGATGCTGTAGCAATGGAAAATATTCGTGAGTCAGTATTTGAAAAATTTGGAAGAATCGATGTATTAGTGTTAAATGCAGGTATCGCAATGAAAAGCACTGTGGATAATGTGACTATGGATGACTGGTATAAAATTGTAAATATTAATTTAGGAGGTTTATTTACAACGGTTAAAGCGTTTTATAATGATTTTTTAACAAATAAAGGCTCTATTGTTTATATAAGTTCTGGTTCTGCATTAAGTGGAACAGGTGGAGCTGTACCTTATCCAGCTGCTAAAGCAGGAGGAGAAGGATTGATGAGAGGATTGGCGAAAGAACTAGGTCCAAAAGGTGTGAATGTTAACACTATTGCTCCTAGACTAATAGACACAGGGGAAATGATGAGAGTTAATTACCCAACACAAGAGAGTTTAGATAAAGTGTTAAATACCATACCTGTGAGAAGAATGGGAACGGTACAAGATGTTGCAAACTTAACTATTTTCTTAGCGGATCCTGAAAATTCTTATATACAAGGGCAAACTATTTTATTGGATGGCGGTAGAACAATTGCTTAA
- the rpe gene encoding ribulose-phosphate 3-epimerase, with amino-acid sequence MSQILPSIFGANILKLKEELEFLEDEKTEILHVDMMDGNYVSHIAFGALQISEMKKASTMIFDVHMMVANPKDHLDDIIATGTEMISVHYETTPHIHNMLQRIKKAGRSAGVVLNPGTPISVLECLLDDLDYVLLMSINPGTPGQSFIENTIKKIEDLKIMIGERPIKIEVDGGVNNKNIAKLSQAGADMIVVGGYIFSSTPKQNYDELKQILATEV; translated from the coding sequence ATGAGTCAAATACTACCTTCAATTTTTGGAGCCAACATACTGAAGTTGAAAGAAGAATTAGAATTTTTAGAAGATGAAAAGACAGAAATTTTACATGTCGATATGATGGATGGAAATTATGTATCGCACATTGCATTTGGAGCATTACAAATCTCAGAAATGAAGAAGGCTTCTACTATGATATTTGATGTCCATATGATGGTGGCAAATCCAAAAGATCATTTAGATGACATCATAGCAACTGGAACAGAGATGATATCAGTGCATTATGAAACAACTCCACATATCCATAACATGCTACAGCGAATAAAAAAAGCCGGAAGATCAGCAGGGGTTGTTTTAAATCCTGGGACACCAATTAGCGTGTTAGAATGTTTATTGGATGATTTAGACTATGTGTTACTTATGTCAATAAATCCTGGAACACCAGGGCAATCATTTATTGAAAATACAATTAAGAAAATTGAAGATTTAAAAATTATGATAGGAGAAAGACCTATCAAGATAGAAGTAGACGGAGGAGTTAATAATAAGAATATCGCAAAACTATCTCAAGCTGGTGCTGATATGATAGTTGTAGGGGGATATATTTTTAGCAGTACTCCAAAACAAAATTATGATGAGTTAAAGCAGATTTTAGCTACAGAGGTGTAA
- a CDS encoding iron-containing alcohol dehydrogenase → MSIYQFYAPTKVVFGKESQKEVGKLIQEQQCKKVLLHYGSNSAKKTGLLDEIETSLKQAGIEYVSLGGVVPNPRLSKVYEGIELCKKESVDFILAVGGGSVIDSSKAIAWGMKYEGDVWDLFSFKGASSGAIPLGCVLTIAAAGSEMSNSCVITNEDGGLKRGHNNDNIRMKFAIMNPELTITLPDYQTACGCVDILMHTLERYFIHGSKMEMTDAIAEGLLRTVIKNSLILKKDPSNYQARAEIMWASSLSHNDLTSFGDDQRDFASHKLEHEIGGMFDVAHGAGLAVVWPSWARYVYLDCLDRFVKFAIDVMEVKVQSSKEKTALLGIATLEEFFVQLDMPITMEELGVNATDQQLRTMANLCALGNKGKIGSAKVLLEEDMYQILKATQKIV, encoded by the coding sequence ATGAGTATTTATCAATTTTATGCACCTACAAAAGTGGTTTTTGGTAAAGAATCACAAAAAGAAGTAGGAAAATTAATTCAAGAACAACAATGTAAAAAAGTATTATTACATTATGGTAGTAATAGTGCTAAAAAAACAGGTTTATTAGATGAAATAGAAACATCATTAAAACAAGCAGGTATCGAATATGTATCATTAGGTGGAGTAGTTCCAAATCCAAGACTTTCTAAAGTATATGAAGGAATAGAATTATGTAAAAAAGAATCTGTTGATTTTATTTTAGCAGTAGGTGGAGGAAGTGTTATTGATTCCTCAAAAGCGATTGCATGGGGAATGAAATATGAGGGAGATGTATGGGATTTGTTTTCATTTAAAGGAGCTTCGTCAGGAGCCATACCTTTAGGATGTGTTCTAACAATAGCAGCTGCCGGAAGTGAAATGAGTAATAGTTGTGTTATTACCAACGAAGATGGCGGCCTAAAAAGAGGTCATAATAATGATAATATTCGTATGAAATTTGCGATTATGAATCCAGAGCTAACTATTACTTTACCGGATTATCAAACAGCATGTGGTTGTGTGGATATTTTAATGCATACATTAGAAAGATATTTTATTCATGGTTCTAAAATGGAAATGACAGATGCAATAGCAGAAGGTCTATTAAGAACAGTAATCAAGAATTCATTAATTCTTAAAAAAGATCCTAGTAACTATCAAGCAAGAGCTGAAATTATGTGGGCTTCTAGTTTGTCACATAATGACTTAACTAGTTTTGGAGATGATCAAAGAGACTTTGCATCTCATAAATTAGAACATGAAATAGGTGGTATGTTTGATGTGGCACATGGTGCTGGATTAGCAGTAGTATGGCCAAGTTGGGCAAGATATGTCTATCTAGATTGTTTGGATCGTTTTGTGAAGTTTGCGATCGATGTAATGGAAGTGAAAGTTCAATCATCTAAAGAAAAAACAGCTCTTTTAGGGATAGCTACATTGGAAGAATTCTTTGTCCAACTTGATATGCCTATTACAATGGAAGAGTTGGGTGTTAACGCTACAGACCAACAACTTCGCACAATGGCTAACTTATGTGCCCTAGGAAATAAAGGAAAAATAGGTAGTGCCAAAGTATTATTAGAAGAAGATATGTATCAAATACTAAAAGCAACACAAAAGATTGTCTAA